The Salegentibacter mishustinae genomic interval TAGCTTATAACACGCTGGGGACGGTAGTACACGATAGCCTCGAAAATTTCTACAAACCGCTGGAGAATAAGCTGCTCACTTCAGTAGATATTAAAGCTTTTAAAGCAAAGATCGAAGAAGAGATCACGCTTCAGTTTAAAAAATCTTATATGAACGGGCCCGTAAACCAGGGCAAAAACCTGTTGATTTATGAAGTTGCCAAGCGTTATCTCCGTAACTTTTTAAACCTGGAACTAGACCGACTCAAAACCGAAGAAGTTAAAATCTTGAAAATTGAGGAAAATTTAAAATCTGAAATTAAGATAGAGAAGCTTGATTTTCCGATATTTATGCGTGGAAAAGTAGACCGGGTAGAAAATACTAACGGTATCACCAGAATTATTGACTATAAAACGGGAAAGGTAACCCAGGATAAAATTGAAATTGTAGATTGGGCAGATCTCGCTTCAGATTACGATAAATACAGTAAAAGTTTCCAGGTATTAGCGTATACGAAAATGATGCAAGATCAAAATTCACTGGATTTTCCAGTGGAAGCAGGAATAATTTCATTCAAAAATTTAAAAAGCGGGTTCCTGAAATTCGGAAAAAAAGATAAACCAAAAACAAAAAATAAAGAAACAGCTATAAATAGGGAAATTCTTGAAGCATTCGAAGTAGAGTTAAAAAAATTAATTATCGAAATTTGCGAACCTGAAATTCCTTTTAAAGAAAAAGAAATATAAAAAAACCTATGGAAATTACTAAAAGAACCAATCTCCAGATTGATGGAAAGCATAATAAGCCAATTTTAATTGATTTAATATTTAAGGACGATAAAAAGCCAAAACCAATCATAATCTTTTGCCACGGCTATAAAGGTTTTAAAGACTGGGGCGCCTGGGATAAAATGGGTGAATTTTATGCAGAAAAAGGTTATTTCTTTGTGAAATTTAATTTTTCTCACAACGGGACCTCTCCAGAAAATCCAACAGAATTTTTAAATATTGAAGCCTTTGGCGACAATAACTATATAAAAGAGCTAGACGATCTACAAACAGTGATAGACTGGGTGCTAACACCAGATTTTGACCAGGCTCAACAAATAGATGCGAAAAGTATAAACCTAATTGGACATTCCCGTGGTGGTGGTATTGCAATTATAAAAGCGGCTGAAGAAGAAAGGATCGATAAACTTATCACCCTTGCCGCGGTTAGTGACTTTGCTTCGCGTTTTCCAAAAGAAAAAGAACTGGAAGCCTGGGAGAAAAAAGGTGTACGATACATAAAAAATACGCGTACCGGTCAGCAATTACCTCATCATTACCAGTTCTATAAAAATTTTAGAGAAAACAGGGAGCGTTTAAATATTCAAAAATCAACCAAAAAACTAGACATCCCTCATTTTATTGCTCACGGAAGTAACGACACTACGGTTTCTATTGCTGATGCCGGGAATTTATTTGAATGGAGTGCGATCTCGAAATTACTTTTAGTTGAAAATGCAGATCACGTTTTTGGTATTTCGCACCCCTGGAATAAAGATGAATTAACTAAAGAATTTCAGCACGTTTTAAATAGAACCTCAGAGTTTCTTGCAGCCAGCGTTCAGGATCTAAAAGACGAATATATAGATAACGACGAAGCTGAATCTTAAGTTTTTTAAAAATATATTTTCACCAAAAGCGGTCTTGAATTAATTTTTAAGACCGTTTTTTTATTTTAAATAAATCGTCATTCTGAATTTAGTTCAGAATCTAATATTTTGATAATCTAAATACGTTAGAATCCCGAAGCAAAATCTCGAGATAAAGTCTGAAACAAGTTCAGCTTAACGAAAACTTTTTAGCCAGCTCCTAATATTTTGAAAATAAAAAAGTCCGGAAACAAAAAAACCACCGCGAAAGACGGTGGTTTTGTGGAGAATATGGCCCCGAAGCTTCGGGAGAACCGATGCCTTCCCGATCTAGCATCGGGACGCATTGGCCAGCTTTCAATATTTTGAAAATGAAAAAGTTCGGAAATAAAAAACCACCGCGAAAAACGGTGGTTTTGTGGAGAATATCGGAGTCGAACCGATGACCTTTTGGCTGCCAGCCAAACGCTCTAGCCAGCTGAGCTAATCCCCCAATTGGAAGGCAAATGTAATAATTTTCTGTAAATTCCAACAGATAACTTTTATTTATTATTGTTGATTAAAAAATGATTAGAAAAGCTAAGCTTAACGATCTCAGGAAGATCAAGAAACTAACCGAAGCCTGTGCTAAAGCGCTTCAGCAGCAAAATATTTTTCAATGGAATGAACATTATCCTTCCCTGGAAAAACTTCAAAACGATATTGAGAAGCAAGAATTATATATTTTTGAGGAAGAGAATATTATTACCGCCATTATAGTCCTTACTCCTAATATGGATGAAGTTTACCGAAATATAGACTGGCT includes:
- a CDS encoding alpha/beta hydrolase family protein, whose amino-acid sequence is MEITKRTNLQIDGKHNKPILIDLIFKDDKKPKPIIIFCHGYKGFKDWGAWDKMGEFYAEKGYFFVKFNFSHNGTSPENPTEFLNIEAFGDNNYIKELDDLQTVIDWVLTPDFDQAQQIDAKSINLIGHSRGGGIAIIKAAEEERIDKLITLAAVSDFASRFPKEKELEAWEKKGVRYIKNTRTGQQLPHHYQFYKNFRENRERLNIQKSTKKLDIPHFIAHGSNDTTVSIADAGNLFEWSAISKLLLVENADHVFGISHPWNKDELTKEFQHVLNRTSEFLAASVQDLKDEYIDNDEAES